One Chitinispirillum alkaliphilum genomic window carries:
- a CDS encoding multi-domain non-ribosomal peptide synthetase, with the protein MSVPSGYSELDIAVTGMACHFPDAKNYNDFWNNLISARESVRFYSDEHLSKAGVGDSLLKNSSFIKAGIPFKEIDLFDAEFFGLNPKEAMVMDPQHRHFLEVAWEALEDAGHSQEQFNGSIGVFAGCGMNNYFIYNIMSNPDLVNSAGLFFLRHTGNDKDFLATRVSYCMNLTGPSMSIQTACSTSLTAVHGAVQSLLNGECDIALAGAVTINPDHNRGYIYKEGEILSRGGQCRVFDHKADGTVLGSGAGVVVLRRIADAFDDRDTIHAIIKGTAINNDGSMKAGYFAPGVDGQIRAITEAITVGQIDPETISLVEAGTGTPIGDPIEISALTQAFRKFTNKKGFCRAGSVKSNIGHLDTAAGIAGLIKTVMALKEKKIPPSINYEKPNPAISFESSPFIVNTQLTDWNGTDHPRRAGVGAMGVGGSNAYVILEEPPRLPSAEPDRKPSLFIWSAKNDSSLKSLSEKFVRFCTEKPDINSSDIAYTLQIGRNTFTHRQFYVGVGTDELAEALNATASTQVSRAVHKGEDPSVVFMFPGQGMPNPDACRALYQQDSFFREIIDKSINILDSLINIDYKKFFLPDSRFSVSDLPEINQKSWTEPALFIISYAMAMRLIRLKIEPSVMAGEGVGEYVAACVSGVFNLEDALRIVAARGVLHQDQISGKLSSESFLCELLKVKFNAPEVPFISSLSGSEITKNEALDPNYWIRQFGEPSQITTGLNNLAKVSNRVSVELGPGEKLCSFLRKKPDLGECHEIIASFPCSDTMADYQKSFLHLVGKLWLSGCNPEWSDLWTGRNPRRIPLPTYAFTRKSFWIEPGTASNQTDQKRCSVQYNGASRPNLSTPYIEPSTEVQKEIAEIWEEVLGFSSVGIDDNFMELGGHSLLLTQIAVRLGKKFNVELSLKALFRKPTIAAFALEIEKLRKKPSAETALPIKPVSREFEAELSKAEFSSGNCYSFPVSDQQRQLWFLCNLAPDTAVYNIPLAFRIKGPLDYAALEKSIAQLIRQHESLRTVFVLDSKGLRQNISSDLQIKQEYVDLSAIADQDRKLTNVINQFCTKPFILDKGPLVRFGLVKLTISDHIFLLSFHHSIMDHASVVLFARELSNYYTQIAAGNPAPVPKGSRLQYADLVMWFKEKKQLSVLNGKIQFWKEQFSAEPPPLELPSDFPRPSHQSFRGSSIKLNLTPCLGNLISAYCKENRISPFTFFLTAFKLLLHKYTGKTDITVGCPFENRTHPDMESIIGCCMNTLPLRTRFSSGESFAHLLKKVQELTFAAHETQNVSFQQIVEAVHPPRDGKSNPLFQTCFMFQDSSINLSLADLECRQLEVKTATSKFDCTLWMWGSGDKYGGLWEYNTDLFEEQTIERMFCDFTTLIEELIQNPLAPVSEIEVCSGYTQKMIAELNATDSHYPKQSCFTELFEETVQKNSGRVAVCFENESLTYAELNGRADRVAQFLKNSGVVGQTVVGVYIERSIEMLVAVLGIMKSGAAYLPLDPSFPKDRLVYMLDDSAASFILTTSEMAGAFPEFRGKEICIDAEEVRTCEQSDTSYPLSPDNLAYIIYTSGSTGKPKGVQIEQRALVNFLCSMAKEPGIERDDVLLSVTTLSFDIAGLELFLPLIYGARIVISGKFQTMDGKEIINLVSRHDVTIMQATPVTYRLMIAAGWKRPLGVKILCGGEAIPLDLADQLIHREGCFWNMYGPTETTIWSSVNKITAVGEKIFLGRPIANTEFFVLDQFNNPVPIGASGELHIGGDGLARGYLNRPELTEERFVTVSLWGKSKRLYKTGDLVKLRNDGLMDFLGRLDHQVKIRGYRIELGEIEDTLAHYGSIQQCVVSTYQPTSSDIRIVAYMICNNPVKPSTDDLRAFLKKTLPDFMVPSHFEFVDRFILTPNGKIDKKALPVPSFDTSSVSGCAEQPNDETELRIAKIWEKCLGLQAVGINENFFSLGGHSLIAAQMFVLLEEEFGVALPLSVLFEAQTIKAIAELVRNRGSGSKWSRLVRLNSSGSLPPFFLVHGAEGNVLLYRDLARYLGEEQPVYALQCRGLDGKEEPYTTFEEMARDYINEIISVQPNGPYYLGGYCLGGAIAYEMAQQLNANGHKVALVSMFETYNLQGLELPRILKCFHPIQNVVYHLENLMSAGIYSGYRFFSDKLKTEFSRLKVRMSIVTSNLKRAKAKEWSGRYYHVQIAKVNDRAQELYQPKPLPLNVALFIPKKNFAGANDQSFGWGDLVEGKLAVHKLNVNPRGMLTEPFVKELGRALKKEVMEARQITEQADDLIDQIDTNQECFVMDRAGE; encoded by the coding sequence ATGAGTGTACCATCTGGCTATTCTGAATTGGATATCGCAGTCACGGGTATGGCTTGTCATTTCCCGGACGCAAAGAATTACAATGATTTCTGGAATAATCTCATAAGCGCCAGGGAATCTGTACGCTTTTATTCTGATGAACATTTGAGCAAAGCTGGGGTCGGTGATTCCCTTTTGAAAAATTCCAGTTTCATAAAAGCCGGCATTCCTTTTAAAGAGATCGATTTGTTTGATGCAGAATTTTTTGGACTTAACCCCAAAGAGGCTATGGTGATGGACCCTCAGCATCGACATTTCCTTGAAGTCGCATGGGAGGCCCTTGAGGATGCCGGGCACTCTCAGGAGCAGTTTAATGGATCGATAGGTGTTTTTGCCGGATGCGGTATGAATAATTACTTCATCTATAACATCATGTCGAATCCTGATTTGGTTAACTCTGCAGGCCTCTTCTTTTTGAGACACACGGGAAATGACAAAGATTTCCTTGCAACACGAGTTTCCTATTGCATGAATCTGACAGGCCCGAGTATGAGCATACAAACAGCCTGCTCAACATCGTTAACAGCGGTTCATGGCGCTGTTCAGAGTCTGCTTAATGGTGAATGTGACATTGCACTGGCCGGTGCTGTCACCATCAATCCAGATCATAACAGGGGCTACATCTATAAAGAGGGAGAAATATTATCAAGAGGTGGTCAATGCCGGGTGTTCGATCACAAAGCTGATGGAACAGTACTGGGAAGCGGTGCGGGAGTTGTGGTGCTGCGAAGAATAGCAGATGCTTTTGATGACAGAGATACAATACATGCAATAATAAAGGGAACTGCAATAAATAATGATGGGTCGATGAAGGCAGGGTATTTCGCTCCGGGAGTTGATGGACAGATCAGGGCAATCACAGAGGCCATAACAGTGGGACAGATCGATCCTGAGACCATTTCACTCGTGGAAGCTGGCACAGGAACACCTATCGGTGACCCGATAGAAATTTCAGCGCTTACCCAGGCTTTCAGGAAATTTACGAACAAAAAAGGATTTTGCAGGGCTGGTTCGGTAAAATCAAATATCGGACATCTCGACACTGCTGCGGGTATAGCAGGATTGATAAAAACTGTTATGGCACTTAAAGAAAAAAAGATCCCTCCATCTATCAACTATGAAAAACCAAATCCTGCAATCAGCTTTGAAAGCAGTCCATTTATTGTTAACACCCAATTAACAGACTGGAACGGAACAGATCATCCACGGCGTGCGGGTGTAGGTGCAATGGGAGTTGGTGGATCGAATGCTTATGTTATTCTGGAAGAACCACCCCGGTTACCATCTGCAGAACCAGACAGAAAGCCCTCCCTTTTTATCTGGTCTGCAAAAAACGATTCTTCACTTAAAAGTCTATCTGAAAAATTTGTACGTTTTTGCACCGAAAAACCCGACATTAATTCGTCCGATATTGCGTATACATTACAAATAGGAAGAAACACATTTACTCACCGTCAATTCTATGTAGGGGTTGGAACCGATGAGCTCGCAGAAGCCTTGAATGCGACCGCTTCTACCCAGGTATCAAGAGCAGTTCATAAAGGCGAAGATCCATCAGTGGTCTTTATGTTTCCCGGCCAAGGAATGCCAAATCCAGACGCTTGCAGAGCACTGTATCAGCAGGATTCTTTTTTCCGCGAAATTATTGATAAATCCATTAATATTTTAGATTCTCTTATTAATATCGATTATAAAAAGTTCTTTTTACCAGATTCCAGATTTTCAGTTTCAGACTTACCCGAAATCAATCAGAAATCATGGACTGAACCGGCTCTTTTTATTATCTCCTATGCAATGGCAATGCGTTTAATCAGGCTTAAAATAGAGCCATCTGTGATGGCTGGGGAGGGTGTTGGTGAATATGTCGCTGCATGCGTGAGTGGAGTTTTTAATTTGGAAGATGCACTCAGGATTGTAGCTGCACGAGGTGTTTTGCATCAGGACCAGATATCAGGAAAGCTCTCTTCTGAAAGCTTCTTGTGTGAACTTCTAAAGGTCAAATTCAATGCTCCTGAAGTGCCATTTATTTCAAGCCTGAGTGGTTCTGAGATAACAAAAAATGAAGCTTTGGACCCTAACTATTGGATAAGGCAATTTGGCGAACCAAGCCAGATAACAACCGGTTTAAATAACTTGGCAAAGGTCTCAAACAGAGTGTCCGTTGAGCTTGGTCCCGGGGAAAAATTGTGTTCATTTCTTAGGAAAAAGCCTGATTTAGGCGAATGCCATGAAATTATTGCATCATTTCCCTGTTCCGATACAATGGCAGACTATCAAAAATCCTTTCTGCATCTGGTTGGTAAACTCTGGTTGTCAGGATGCAATCCCGAATGGTCTGATTTATGGACCGGGAGAAATCCCCGCCGTATTCCCTTGCCCACTTACGCCTTCACACGAAAGTCTTTCTGGATAGAGCCTGGTACAGCAAGTAACCAAACGGATCAAAAAAGGTGCTCAGTGCAATACAACGGCGCCTCACGCCCCAACCTCTCCACTCCCTATATAGAACCATCAACGGAGGTTCAAAAAGAGATCGCAGAAATCTGGGAGGAAGTTCTGGGATTCTCTTCAGTAGGAATTGATGACAATTTTATGGAGTTAGGCGGACACTCCCTGCTTTTAACACAAATTGCTGTGCGACTTGGAAAAAAATTTAATGTGGAACTGTCATTGAAAGCTCTTTTCCGGAAGCCAACAATTGCAGCTTTTGCTCTGGAAATAGAGAAGCTGCGGAAAAAACCGTCGGCCGAAACAGCCTTACCGATCAAACCGGTGTCACGTGAGTTCGAAGCTGAATTAAGCAAGGCTGAATTCAGTTCAGGAAACTGCTATTCTTTTCCCGTTTCGGACCAGCAACGACAGTTGTGGTTTCTCTGCAATCTTGCTCCCGACACCGCGGTTTACAATATCCCCCTCGCTTTTCGTATTAAGGGTCCACTGGACTATGCTGCTTTGGAAAAAAGCATCGCCCAGCTCATCCGTCAACATGAGAGTTTACGTACTGTTTTCGTTCTTGACAGCAAAGGTCTTAGACAGAACATCTCATCGGATCTCCAAATTAAGCAAGAATATGTTGATCTCTCTGCAATTGCTGATCAGGACCGAAAGCTGACTAACGTTATAAATCAGTTTTGCACTAAACCTTTCATCCTCGATAAAGGTCCGCTGGTTCGTTTTGGATTAGTTAAGCTCACAATCAGCGATCACATATTTTTGCTCAGTTTCCATCACAGCATTATGGACCACGCATCGGTTGTTCTGTTTGCCAGGGAGCTGTCAAATTATTACACACAGATTGCCGCCGGCAACCCGGCCCCTGTTCCTAAAGGGTCCCGGCTGCAATATGCAGATCTTGTGATGTGGTTTAAGGAAAAAAAGCAGCTTTCTGTGCTGAATGGAAAAATTCAGTTCTGGAAAGAACAGTTCTCAGCAGAACCTCCACCACTTGAGCTGCCCTCCGATTTTCCTCGCCCATCTCACCAGAGTTTTCGCGGTTCCTCGATAAAACTAAATCTTACCCCATGTCTTGGAAACCTGATCAGTGCATATTGCAAAGAAAACAGGATCTCACCTTTTACATTCTTTCTTACGGCCTTTAAACTTCTACTTCACAAGTATACAGGTAAAACAGACATAACTGTGGGTTGCCCGTTTGAAAACAGAACTCATCCTGATATGGAATCAATTATCGGTTGCTGCATGAACACATTACCTTTGCGCACCAGATTTTCTTCCGGGGAAAGTTTTGCTCATCTGTTAAAAAAGGTGCAGGAATTGACGTTCGCTGCACACGAGACCCAGAATGTTTCCTTTCAGCAGATTGTGGAGGCAGTTCACCCCCCCAGAGATGGGAAATCAAACCCTCTGTTTCAGACCTGCTTTATGTTTCAGGACTCATCTATAAATCTATCATTGGCTGATCTGGAATGCAGACAGCTTGAAGTCAAAACAGCAACGTCCAAGTTTGACTGCACTTTGTGGATGTGGGGTTCTGGAGATAAATATGGAGGATTATGGGAATACAATACAGATCTTTTCGAAGAGCAGACCATAGAGCGAATGTTTTGTGATTTCACAACCCTTATCGAAGAGCTTATTCAAAATCCTCTGGCCCCTGTTTCGGAAATTGAGGTTTGTTCAGGATACACACAGAAAATGATCGCAGAGTTGAATGCGACAGATTCTCACTATCCAAAACAAAGCTGTTTTACAGAACTTTTCGAAGAAACAGTTCAAAAGAATTCGGGGAGAGTGGCAGTGTGTTTTGAAAATGAGAGTCTCACCTATGCAGAGCTCAACGGAAGGGCTGACCGGGTAGCACAATTTCTCAAAAACAGTGGAGTAGTAGGCCAAACCGTAGTGGGAGTATACATTGAAAGGTCCATCGAAATGTTGGTGGCGGTATTAGGAATTATGAAGTCTGGAGCCGCCTATCTTCCTCTTGATCCATCATTCCCCAAAGATCGTCTTGTCTATATGCTCGATGATTCTGCTGCATCCTTTATTCTTACCACATCTGAGATGGCGGGTGCATTTCCGGAATTCAGGGGGAAGGAAATCTGCATAGATGCTGAAGAGGTAAGGACATGTGAGCAGTCCGATACTTCGTATCCACTTTCACCCGACAACCTGGCGTATATCATTTACACTTCGGGCTCAACAGGAAAACCCAAAGGAGTACAAATAGAGCAGCGGGCGTTGGTTAATTTCCTTTGCTCTATGGCAAAAGAGCCTGGAATAGAGAGAGATGATGTTCTCCTGTCAGTAACTACTTTGTCTTTTGATATAGCCGGGCTGGAGCTTTTCCTACCCCTGATTTACGGGGCAAGAATCGTCATTTCAGGTAAATTTCAAACTATGGATGGTAAAGAAATAATCAATCTCGTTTCGAGGCATGATGTCACGATCATGCAGGCGACACCGGTTACATATCGGTTGATGATTGCAGCAGGTTGGAAAAGACCGTTGGGAGTTAAAATTCTTTGTGGTGGAGAAGCGATCCCTTTGGATCTGGCAGATCAGTTGATCCATCGGGAGGGCTGTTTCTGGAATATGTATGGACCCACCGAGACTACAATATGGTCTTCTGTTAATAAGATCACAGCTGTGGGTGAGAAAATTTTTCTTGGACGCCCCATCGCAAACACAGAATTTTTCGTGTTGGATCAGTTTAATAACCCGGTTCCCATCGGGGCTTCCGGGGAATTACATATTGGAGGAGACGGTTTGGCGAGAGGATACCTGAACCGTCCTGAATTAACAGAAGAGCGGTTTGTAACGGTTTCGCTCTGGGGTAAAAGTAAACGTCTTTACAAGACGGGTGATCTTGTAAAGCTTAGAAACGATGGATTAATGGATTTCCTTGGGAGACTTGATCACCAGGTAAAAATACGGGGTTACAGGATAGAGCTTGGTGAGATCGAGGACACACTTGCACACTACGGATCAATACAGCAGTGTGTTGTATCCACATATCAGCCAACTTCTTCTGATATTCGAATCGTTGCATATATGATTTGTAATAACCCTGTTAAACCGTCGACGGATGATCTGCGTGCTTTTCTTAAAAAGACCCTTCCCGATTTTATGGTTCCCTCCCACTTTGAGTTTGTAGATCGTTTTATACTTACACCAAACGGTAAAATTGACAAAAAAGCTCTTCCGGTGCCTTCTTTCGATACCTCATCTGTCTCAGGCTGTGCTGAACAGCCAAATGATGAAACAGAGCTTCGTATTGCAAAAATATGGGAAAAGTGTCTTGGATTGCAGGCAGTTGGAATCAATGAGAATTTTTTCTCGCTTGGCGGCCATTCCCTCATTGCTGCTCAGATGTTTGTTCTGCTTGAAGAGGAGTTTGGGGTTGCACTGCCTCTTTCTGTTCTTTTTGAAGCACAGACGATCAAAGCTATTGCTGAGCTTGTGCGTAACAGAGGGTCCGGGTCAAAATGGTCACGGTTGGTCAGATTAAATTCTTCAGGATCACTCCCTCCATTCTTTCTGGTGCATGGAGCTGAAGGAAATGTTCTGTTATACAGAGATCTTGCACGGTATTTAGGCGAAGAGCAGCCTGTGTATGCACTTCAGTGCCGTGGATTAGATGGCAAGGAGGAACCGTACACCACATTTGAGGAAATGGCACGTGATTACATTAATGAAATTATCTCAGTTCAACCGAACGGTCCTTACTATTTGGGCGGGTATTGTCTTGGCGGTGCCATAGCTTACGAAATGGCGCAACAGTTAAACGCAAATGGACACAAAGTAGCGCTTGTCTCCATGTTTGAAACATATAATCTGCAAGGTCTGGAGTTGCCCCGCATTCTTAAGTGCTTTCATCCCATTCAGAATGTTGTGTACCACCTTGAAAACCTCATGTCTGCGGGAATTTATTCGGGTTATAGATTTTTTTCCGATAAACTGAAAACCGAGTTCAGCAGGCTTAAAGTCAGAATGAGTATTGTAACTTCAAATCTTAAAAGGGCGAAGGCTAAAGAATGGTCGGGCAGATATTATCATGTCCAGATAGCAAAGGTCAATGATAGAGCCCAGGAACTTTACCAGCCCAAACCCTTGCCCCTTAATGTCGCACTATTCATACCTAAAAAGAATTTTGCCGGGGCAAACGACCAGTCATTTGGCTGGGGTGACCTTGTTGAGGGTAAGCTCGCCGTACATAAGCTCAATGTAAATCCCCGGGGCATGCTGACAGAGCCATTTGTAAAAGAACTGGGTAGGGCACTTAAAAAGGAGGTTATGGAAGCCAGGCAGATTACAGAGCAAGCAGATGACCTGATTGATCAAATCGATACGAACCAGGAGTGTTTTGTAATGGACAGGGCTGGGGAGTAG
- a CDS encoding Acyltransferase, translating to MNSTLYLCGAGNPEGVRLALRINEREKRWKQIVILDDDTSKKGKKIMGLEVAGPFELLKTACPQEDEVANLIARTTARRKDAYEKIGKYGIPFAPLIDTSVDTRGVEWRGDVMVYQNVVFSAGAFLDQGSVVFTGGIVGHGCSIGSFCVVAPGAVLNARVRLGDGVYVGTNASILPDLEIGEWATIGLNTGVMENVPPNATAIGVPAQIICSGSNREVAKMEKSTDKEETQSKESLERLILDIWCDVLKLDKIGIDDNFFDSGGTSQLAVQAHSALVGSGCSELTLIEIFQFPTARCLAETVLNKNISNGKQKTVTTPQLSGDLFQRRRQARMQT from the coding sequence ATGAATTCTACACTGTATCTTTGCGGTGCGGGAAATCCTGAAGGCGTTCGGCTGGCTTTAAGAATAAATGAAAGAGAAAAGCGTTGGAAACAAATTGTCATACTCGATGATGACACATCAAAAAAGGGTAAAAAGATCATGGGGCTTGAAGTAGCTGGTCCCTTTGAATTGTTAAAAACGGCTTGCCCGCAAGAGGATGAAGTGGCCAATCTGATAGCCAGAACTACAGCCAGGCGAAAAGATGCTTACGAAAAGATAGGAAAGTATGGCATCCCTTTCGCACCTCTGATTGATACGAGCGTTGACACACGGGGAGTGGAATGGCGTGGAGATGTCATGGTATATCAAAATGTGGTGTTCTCTGCCGGTGCATTTCTTGATCAGGGATCGGTTGTTTTCACTGGGGGAATTGTTGGGCATGGCTGTTCGATAGGTTCGTTTTGTGTGGTTGCACCCGGAGCGGTTCTGAATGCACGTGTAAGGCTTGGCGATGGTGTATATGTCGGAACAAATGCCTCGATCCTTCCGGATCTTGAAATCGGAGAGTGGGCTACCATAGGATTAAATACCGGGGTTATGGAAAATGTCCCCCCAAACGCTACAGCTATTGGAGTACCGGCACAGATAATCTGTTCCGGCAGCAACCGGGAGGTTGCTAAGATGGAGAAGAGCACCGATAAAGAAGAAACGCAGAGCAAGGAAAGCCTTGAACGCCTGATCCTGGATATCTGGTGTGATGTACTGAAACTGGATAAGATAGGTATTGATGATAATTTTTTCGACTCAGGAGGAACATCTCAACTTGCTGTTCAGGCACATTCTGCACTCGTGGGTTCTGGCTGCAGCGAACTGACACTCATCGAAATTTTTCAATTCCCAACAGCCCGTTGCCTTGCCGAAACAGTTTTAAATAAAAACATCTCAAATGGTAAACAAAAAACAGTAACGACACCTCAGCTTTCAGGAGACTTATTTCAAAGGCGCCGTCAGGCCAGAATGCAAACTTAG
- a CDS encoding Radical SAM domain protein produces the protein MRKSETDFTYLRSIESTLQDLMFPTRFAVEVTAECNLKCSMCHHPGMKRPKGRMPFELWKRCADQIAAVSPQTQCWFSFCGEPLLEPQQLIKMIQYGKRAGLLSLNINTNGMLLTPEWAEPVADSGVDLVVFGIDAFSAETLEKIRVEARRDVVYGNVEKFLKTVQARNNKPEVQVQFIEMEENAHELSTFKEYWLSRGATAKVRRMLSWGGAFDVPVDIPQEHRIACPWACTMMHVFWDGRVPRCPGDIEGEESAGNAWDEPLEQLWGKLGVYRRMHMEKKFDDLPQRCKECTDWMTGSAERIQPDIKDSAISV, from the coding sequence ATGAGAAAAAGTGAAACAGATTTTACTTACCTCAGGAGCATAGAATCAACATTACAGGACCTTATGTTTCCGACCAGATTTGCAGTGGAAGTAACTGCTGAGTGTAACCTTAAATGCAGCATGTGTCATCACCCCGGCATGAAAAGGCCCAAAGGCAGAATGCCTTTTGAGTTATGGAAGAGGTGTGCAGATCAGATTGCTGCAGTTTCTCCCCAGACGCAGTGCTGGTTTTCTTTTTGTGGTGAGCCCCTGCTTGAACCCCAACAGCTGATTAAAATGATACAATACGGGAAAAGGGCAGGTCTTTTGTCATTAAACATCAATACAAACGGTATGTTGCTTACTCCTGAATGGGCTGAGCCCGTTGCAGATTCTGGTGTAGACCTTGTTGTTTTTGGAATCGATGCCTTTTCGGCAGAAACTCTGGAGAAAATCCGGGTGGAAGCAAGGCGTGATGTAGTGTATGGAAACGTGGAAAAATTCCTTAAAACAGTTCAGGCCAGAAACAATAAGCCTGAAGTACAGGTTCAGTTTATTGAAATGGAGGAAAATGCCCATGAGCTTAGTACTTTTAAAGAGTATTGGCTTTCTCGTGGTGCAACTGCAAAAGTACGCAGAATGCTAAGCTGGGGGGGGGCATTTGATGTACCGGTCGATATCCCCCAAGAGCATCGTATCGCATGTCCATGGGCATGCACTATGATGCATGTATTTTGGGACGGAAGAGTGCCGCGTTGTCCCGGTGATATTGAAGGAGAAGAGAGTGCCGGCAATGCATGGGATGAACCTCTTGAGCAGCTATGGGGAAAACTGGGTGTATACCGGCGAATGCACATGGAAAAAAAATTTGATGACCTTCCGCAGAGATGTAAAGAATGTACCGACTGGATGACCGGTTCTGCCGAGCGGATACAACCCGACATAAAGGATTCAGCAATATCAGTTTAA